ACGACCGCGTCGACCGCGTGCTGAGCGACCTGAAGACGCTCGGCGTGAGCGAGTTGCGCATCGGGGTCTCCTGGGCCGACTGGCACACGCCCGAGGGCGAAGCGTGGTACGCGTGGCTGTTTCCACAGTTGGCCCGGCAGGTGAACGTGCTGCCATGCTTCCTGTACACGCCGCCCAGTTGGGGCGTGGCGCCCAAGACGAGCGCTCCGCCGCGTGATACGCGATGCTACGCCGACTTCATCGACCTGATGATTAAGCGGTTTGGACGGCACTTCGAGTACGTCGAGCTCTGGAACGAACCGAACAACCTGCGCGCGTGGGACGTCGCGCTCGACCCCTATTGGCTGAAGTTCAGCGAGATGGTCGGCGCGGCCGCCTATTGGGCCAAGCAGTGCGGCAAGAAGACCGTGCTTGGCGGTATGAGCCCCATCGATGCGGGTTGGCTCCGCCTGATGGGCGAGCGCAACCTGTTGCGCTATATCGACGCGGTCGGTGTGCACGCCTTCCCAGGTTCCAGCGAGGCCAAGTGGGAAGGGTGGCGGCCGGTCATCGACCCGGTTCGCACCGTGCTCGATCAATTTCAACCCGAGGCGCAAGTCTGGATCACCGAAACCGGCTACAGCACGTGGCGGCACGATGAGCGCCGCCAGTTGACGGCGTTTGTGGATACGATCGACGCGCCGGTCGACCGGGTCTACTGGTATGCCGCCCATGACCTGGATCCGATGCTGCCGACGGTGGATGGCTTCCACGCCGACGAACGCGAATATCACTACGGCCTGAAGCGCACCGATGGCGGCGAGAAGCTGCTTTACCGCCTGTGGGCCGAAGGCGGCACCGATGCGGTGCGCGATGCGTACTGGATCGGGCGCAGCGCGCACGTGATGGGCCAGGACAAGCCGGTGCTCATCACCGGGGGTTGCGGCTTCATCGGCACGAACGTCGCGCACCGCATAATGTCGAGCGGGCAAAGCGTGCTGCTGTACGACAACCTTTCTCGCCCCGGGGTCGAGAAGAACCTGCGATGGCTGCGCCAGGAGCACGGCGACTTGATGCGCATCGAGGCGGCCGACGTGCAGGACGCCCACGCGCTGCGCATGGCCGTGGCCCGCGCGAGCAAGGTGTTCCACTTCGCCGCCCAGGTTGCGGTGACGACGAGCCTCGTGAATGCGATCCACGACTTCGAGGTCAATGCCCGCGGCACGCTGAATCTGCTGGAGGCAATTCGCGCACAGGACGAGCCACCGCCGCTCGTGTTCACCAGCACCAACAAGGTCTACGGCGGTTTGCCCGACGTGCGTCTGCGATTGACGAATAACCGCTACGAACCCGTCGACGCCGCCGTGCGAGACTACGGCATTGGCGAATCGCGGCCACTGGACTTCCACAGCCCTTACGGTTGCTCGAAGGGCACCGCCGACCAATATGTGGTCGACTACGCCCGCACGTTTGGCCTGCCGGCGGTCGTGTTCCGCATGAGCTGCATGTACGGCCCGCACCAGTTTGGCAACGAGGACCAGGGCTGGGTGGCTCACTTCCTGATCAAGGCATTGAAGGGCGAGCCCATCACCATCTACGGCGACGGCAAGCAGGTGCGCGACATCCTGTTCATCGACGACCTCGTCGACGCCTTCCTGCTCGCTCAGGCACACATGAATGACGAACGCGTCCGCGGCCACGCATTCAACATTGGTGGCACGCCCGCGAACACGATCAGCCTGTTCGATCTGCTGGACATGATCGAAGACGTGCAGGGCACGCGGCCCGACGTGCGCTTCGGGTCGTGGCGGCCAGGCGACCAGCGCTACTACGTGTCTGACGCGCGCAAGCTGACCCGCGACACGGGCTGGCGACCAACCGTTTCAGCGGCCGAGGGCGTGGCACGCCTGAACGATTGGCTGGCGGCCAACGTTGCCAAGCCGCGCCGCCGGGCGATGTCGCTGGTGAAGCCGGGCCAGAGCGCCTGGAGCAGTATTGAAGCCAAGCAAGCTGCGGACACCGTCGCGCCGCTAACCCGGCCCGCCAAGGAGGACGTGAAATGACCGCCGCCGCTGTTGACCTGCAACCGTCAACCGTTCCCGTTAGGCGTTCCACCATGCGCGCGGCGGTGCTCGTTGCGCCCGAGGTGTTCGAGATGCGCAACGATGTCACCGTGCCCACGCCCGCCGCGGGCGAGGTGCGGGTGCGGATCGAAGGGTGCGGCGTGTGTGCGTCGAATATCCCGCCGTTCGAAGGTCGCGAATGGTTCCAATACCCCATGGCACCTGGCCAACTCGGCCATGAGGCATGGGGACGAATTGATGCGGTTGGTGAGGGTGTAAGTAGCCTTCAGGTGGGCGATCGCGTCGCGATGTTATCGAACAATGCATACGCCGAGTACGACGTGGCGCCGCAAGATAAGCTAGTTCGATTACCGGCGTCGCTAGACGGCCTACCGTTTCCGGCCGAGCCGTTGGGCTGTGCGATGAACATCTTTGAACGGGCCAATGTCCGCGCCGGCCAGACCATCGCCATCATCGGCATTGGCTTCCTCGGGGCGATGCTCACACAACTGGCGGCGCAAGCAGGTGCGCGTGTCATCGCCATTTCACGGCGGCCGTTCTCGCTGGACGTTGCGCGGCAGGCGGGCGCGCACGAGGTAATCCCAATGGACGACCATTGGCAGATCATTAACCGCGTCGCTGAACTGACCGCTGGCAGTGGCGGGTACGAGGTGAAGGGCTTCTGCGACGTGGTGATTGAAGCCGTCGGCAAACAGTGGCCGTTGGACTTGGCGGCCGAGCTTTGCGCGGTGCGCGGCCGGTTGGTCGTCGCGGGGTATCACCAGGACGGCCCACGGCAGATCAACATGCAGCTGTGGAACTGGCGTGGCCTGGACGTCATCAACGCCCACGAGCGAGATACCGCCGTCTACGTCCAAGGCATGAAAGCAGCCGCGGCGGCAGTCGCAGCAGGGCGGCTGGACCCATCGTCTCTGTACACGCACACGTTCCCGCTGGAACGCCTCGGCGACGCGCTTCGGATGACCCGCGAGCGGCCGGACGGCTTCCTGAAGGCACTGATCGAGATGTGAAGGAGATGACACCCGACATGAAGGTCCTGATGACGACAGACACGGTCGGCGGCGTATGGACGTACGCGCTCGACCTCATTCGCGCTCTACGGCCGCACGGCGTGGAAGTGGCACTGGCCACCATGGGCGCCGCCGTCTCGTCGGATCAGCGGGCTCAGCTGCAACGGTTGGAGAATGCCACATTGTTCGAAAGCACCTTTGCCCTTGAATGGATGCCCGATCCGTGGAACGACGTGCGCGAAGCTGGCCGCTGGCTGCTGGAGTTGGAGCAGACGCTTCAGCCAGATGTGATTCACTTGAACGGGTATGCGCACGGTGCGCTGCCGTTCGAGGCGCCGATCGTGGTAGTGGCGCACTCGTGTGTGTTGTCGTGGTGGCAGGCCGTGAAGGGCGAGGCCGCGCCACCGGAGTGGGACACTTACCGCCGGGCAGTACAGGAAGGCCTGCGCGGTGCCGATGCAGTTGTCGCACCGACGGCGGCGATGCTGGAATGCGTGCATCAACACTACGGCGTATTGGGCAACGAGCATGTCATTTTCAACGGGCGCGAGTCCGCTGCGTACGCTGTGAGAACGAAATCTTCCTTCATCCTGTCGGCCGGGCGGTTCTGGGACGAGGCGAAGAACATCACCGCGCTCGACTCCGTCGCACCGCATCTTACCTGGCCCATTTATGTCGCTGGCGACGTGGGCGGGCAACATGGTGCCAACGGTCGATGGACGACGAACGTGCGCTCGCTCGGCAGGCTCGATGCGGGTGCATTGGCGAAGCGGATGTCTCGCGCGGCGATCTACGCGATGCCGGCTCGGTACGAACCGTTTGGTTTGTCGATCTTGGAAGCCGCCATGTCTGGGTGTGCTCTGGTCATCGGCGACATCCCCAGCCTGCGCGAGGTGTGGGGCGACGCCGCGGTGTACGTGCCGCCGACCGATACGGCACAACTGACCGACGCGATTCGCGAGTTGTGCGTCAACGAAGGCCGGCGGGCCACCTTCGCGGCCAGAGCCACCGAACGCGCGCAACGGTACACGCTATCACAGGTCGGCGATCGTTACAAAGGTCTCTACCGGCAACTAACGGACTCCGCGAGCTTCAAGGAGAGCGATTCGAACGCGCCAGGGGCGCAAGAAGGGATTGCATGCGTTTCGTGATGTTCTATCACTCGCTGTTGTCGGATTGGAATCACGGCAATGCCCACTTCCTGCGCGGTGTCGTCTCCGAGCTTCTACTGCGCGGGCACCGGGTCGATGTGTACGAACCCGGCGACGCCTGGAGCCTGCAGAACCTGACAGCGGAGCACGGGCAGGAACCGATCGCTGCATTTCGCTCCGCTTATCCGGGGTTGACCAGCCTCCCCTACGACGCGTCCACGCTCGATCTGAATGCGGTGCTGGACGGTGCCGATGTCGTCTTGGTCCACGAATGGAGCGACCACGATCTGGTTCGCCGGGTTGGGCAGCACCGGGCACAAGGCGGCAGCTATCAGTTGCTGTTCCACGATACGCACCACCGCGCGATTACCGAAGAAGCGTCGATGTCGCGCTACGACCTCACCCATTTCGACGGCGTACTGGCCTTCGGCAACGTGCTGCGCGACCTCTACCTGAACCGCGGTTGGACCCGGCGCGCCTGGACCTGGCACGAGGCCGCCGACACGCGCCTCTTCCGCCCGATCGCCGACCGGCCCTGCGATGGCGACCTGGTGTGGGTAGGCAATTGGGGCGATGACGAACGCACGGCCGAGTTGCAGGAGTTCCTGCTGGACCCCGTGAAGCAGCTGAAGCTGAAGGCGCGCATCCACGGTGTGCGCTATCCTGATCACGCCAAGTCCGCACTGGCCGACGCCGGTGTGGAGTATGCGGGCTGGCTTGCCAACTTCCGCGCCCCCGACGTCTTTGCGCGCTTCCGCGTCACGGTTCACGTGATGCGTCGCCCGTACACGTTGGCGCTGCCCGGCATCCCGACGATTCGCGTCTTCGAAGCGCTGGCGTGCGGCATTCCGCTCGTCTGTTCGCCTTGGAACGATGCCGAGAACCTCTTCACCGCAGGGCAGGATTACCTGGTGGCCCGCAATGGCGAGGAGATGAGGCGCCACCTGCGGACACTGATCAGCGACCGCGATTATGCACGTCAACTGGCTGCGCATGGGCATCGCACGGTCCTATCACGACACACGTGTGCGCATCGCGTCGATGAGTTGCTCAACATCGTCGCGGAGCTGCGTGTAGAGCGGCGGCCTGCCGGGGGGCACTTGTCGACGTCGGCACCCGCCAACAAGTCCGCCGCATTGGAGCACGCGCAGTGAATTGGTTCAGATAAGCATGGAACGATTATGAACTCACGCCTGAACATCGCATTCTTCGGCTCAAGCCTCGTCAGCGCGTATTGGAACGGTGCCGCCACGTACTACCGTGGCATCGTGCGAGCGCTGCACGGCCGCGGACACAAGGTCACGTTCTACGAGAGCGACGCGTACGATCGCCAGAAACATCGAGACATTGCGGACCCCGAATGGGCGAAGGTCGTCGTCTACTCGCATGAAAGCACGGGAGACGTACGGCGATGTTTGGACGTCGCGGCCGAGGCGGATCTGATCATCAAGGCGAGCGGCAACGGCGTGTTTGATGATCTGCTGGAAGCGGCCGTGGCTGATCTGAAGCGACCGTCGAACGTTGTCTGCTTCTGGGATGTCGACGCTCCCGCGACGCTCGAGCGCGTTCAGACGAACCCGGCCGACCCGTTCCGCTCGCTCGTGCCGCGGTACGACCTCGTACTTACCTACGGGGGCGGTGACCCGGTGGTGCAGGCGTACGAGGCACTGGGGGCGCGAAAGTGCATCCCGATCTACAACGCGCTCGACCCCCATACGCATCACCCAGTCCAGCCAGAACCGAAGTTCGCTGCCGACCTTGGCTTTTTGGGCAACCGATTGCCCGACCGCGAGGCGAGGGTTGAGGAGTTCTTCCTCAATACCGCCGCACAGTTGCCGGCCATGCAGTTCATGATTGGTGGCAATGGCTGGCACGACAAATCGATGCCGGCGAACGTGCGCGACGTCGGCCACGTTTACACGCGCGATCACAATGCGTTCAACTGTTCGCCGCGCGCCGTGCTGAACGTCAATCGCGACAGCATGGCTCGGTACGGATTCTCACCCGCCACCCGCGTGTTCGAGGCGGCCGGCGCTGGCGCGTGCCTTATCACCGATGCATTCGTAGGCGTCGAACAGTTCTTCGAGCCTGACGAAGAAATCCTCGTCGCTCGCGATGGCGACGAAGTGGCGGAACACGCGCGTTCGTTGTCGGCCGAGCGGGCGAGAACGATCGGCCAGGCGGCGCTGCGGCGGGTGTTGTCGGAACACACTTACGATCACCGCATCGGTCTGCTTGAGCAAGTGCTCGATGGGGTTGGCAGCAGCCGACCGGGACAGGCAGCCACTCTCGCATCGGTGTCAGCATGACGACCTTAAACTTCACGCAAAACCCGGAACAGGCAGTTGCAGCAGGCACGCGCGCGCCAACAGATGCTGAGTCGCTGCGGATCGTCATCATCGGGTTGACGATCACCAGTTCGTGGGGCAACGGCCACGCCACCACCTACCGTGGACTGGTTCGCGAACTGGTGCGCCGCGGTCACGACGTGGTGTTTCTGGAGCACGATAAGCCGTGGTACGCCAGCAATCGCGATTTGCCCAATCCGCCTTATGGGCAGACATGTCTGTACGACAGCATTGACACACTAAAGGACCAGTTCGAATCTGACGTTCGAAATGCGGATCTCGTCATCGTTGGATCGTACGTGCCAGAGGGCGTCACCGTAGGTGAATGGGTCACTCGAACCGCCCGCGGTACGACCGCGTTCTACGATATCGATACACCGGTGACCCTGGCCAAGCTGGCTCGTGGCGATTTGGAATATCTGTCGCCGGAACTAATTCGCAAGTACCGAATGTACCTGTCATTCACCGGCGGGCCGACGCTCACGCGGCTCGAGCAGCAGTTCGGCTCACCCCGTGCGCTGCCGCTCTATTGCAGTGTCGACCCGGCGTTGTACCACCCGGAAGAACGCCCGCGGCGATGGGACCTCGGCTACCTCGGCACGTACAGCACCGACCGTCAACCACCGTTGGACCGATTGCTGTTGCAGCCGGCCAGGGAATGGGAACAAGGCCGTTTCGTGGTGGCCGGGCCGCAATATCCACAGGATGTCGATTGGACGAACGTCGATCGCATCGAGCATCTGCCCCCTGCGGAACATCGCGCGTTTTACAACGAGCAGGCCTTCACGCTGAACATCACGCGCGCCGACATGATCGCCGCCGGCTACAGCCCGAGCGTACGCCTGTTCGAAGCGGCAGCGTGCGGGGTACCGATCATCAGCGACGTGTGGGACGGCATCGAGACCCTCTTCACCCCCGATGAGGAAATCCTGCTGGCACGGTCGACGGCAGACGTGCTGCGATACCTGCGCCAGACCAGCGACGCCGACCGCCGGCAGATTGGTGAGCGCGCCCGGCAGAAGGTGCTGTCCGCCCACACCGCGGCGCATCGGGCGGCGGAACTGGAGCGCTATGCCCTGCAATCGTTAGGCGGTCGAACGCCGATGGCGACGCCGGTTGCATGATTTATCTGCTTCGACCGGACAAGGAGTGCAAGCCCAACAGCCGACGGAGTGACCGCTATGACGACAACGATCGACCACGATTCCAAAGCCGCCGCGGTAGATCCTGAGATCGCCGCGCTTGGTCCCTGGTTTCACAACCTGCATTTGCCTGATGGCCGACAGACTTGCCCCGACCACTGGCTCGGCGATTTTCCGTCCTTCAAGTGGCGGGAGGTCGCCGGCTCAATTCCGGAGGACCTGAACGGTTGGCGGTGCCTCGACATCGGATGCAACGCCGGCTTCTACTCGTTCGAGATCGCCAAGCGCGGCGGCAGCGTGCTGGGCATCGATCTCGATGATCGATATCTCACGCAAGCGCGCTGGGCCGCAGAACAGTTCGGGTTGAGCGGCCGCACGCGCTTCGAACGCATGCAGGTGTACGACCTGGCCCGGCTGAACGAGCGGTTCGACCTCGTGCTCTTCATGGGCGTGCTCTACCACCTGCGCTACCCGATGCTGGGGCTCGATATCGTCTGCCAGAAGGTCGATCGGCTCATGCTGTTCCAAACGCTGACGATGCCCGGCACCGACGTGTTCGAACAGACGTGGGACCGCAACTTCCCCGAGCGACACCTCATGCAGGAAGCCGGCTGGCCAAAGATGGCCTTCTTCGAGCACGGCTTCGCCGGCGACCCGACGAACTGGTGGGCGCCGAACCATGCGGCGTGTGAAGCGATGTTGCGGTCGGCGGGCATGTGCATCGTCGGTCGGCCGGGTCACGAGTTCTACCTGTGCGAGCCTGATCCTGCTCGGCCGGCCAGCATCGCCACGTGGAATGCCGCGGAGCTGCTGTCGGCGACGGGGCGGTCGCAACGGTAGGTCGCCCACATCGCAGGAGGTCCTGATGTCGACGGTGCTCGCACACGATGGAACGCAACGCGCCCGCACGCTGCGCGACACGCTGGGCGTGTGCCAGTGGTTTCACTATGAGGACCACCGTGCCGTCGACCGCACGATCGAGCTGATGCGGGAGTTAAACGTCAGGCACCTGCGCACCGGCGTGTCGTGGGCCGACTACGTTCGACCCGGTGGCAAGGCGTGGTACGACTGGCAGATGGCGCGGCTGCGCGAGGGCGGCATCGACGTGCTGCTGTCCGTCTGGCACACGCCGCCGAGCATCTCGATCGCCAACGCCTGCAATGCGCCGCCGCGGCGTTTGCAGGACTACGCGGACTTCATCGACCTGCTCATCACCGACTACGGCGACGCGTTCAGCGCGCTGGAGCTGTGGAACGAGCCCAACAACCGCTACAAGTGGAACTTCCCCGTCCACGATCCCCAGTGGCGCCAGTTCGCCGAGATGATCGGCGCGGCGGCGTACTGGGCGAAGCAGCGGGGCGTGTACACGGTGCTGGGCGGCATGATCCCGGTCGACCATCACTGGCTAAACCTGATCGCCGACTACGGTGTGCTGCAACACATCGACGCCGTCGGCATCCACGCCTTCCCCGGCATGTGGTTCCCAGACAACCCAAACTGGGACTGGCACGCCCGCTGGGACGGCTGGGCCGCCAAAATCGCCTACGTCGCCGAGCATTCCGGCGGCCGCCCGATCTGGGTCACTGAGACCGGTATTGCAACGTGGGACCTGGCGCTGCACCGCGAGGCTAAGTACGAACTGCAAGTGCAGGCGCTGCGCGACGCCGCGGCCGCCGCTGCGTCATCGTCGGCCGCGCGGGTGTATTGGTACAGCCTGATCGACCTCGACCCGACCCGAGATGCTATCGAAGGGTTCCACGTTGATGAGAACGAGTACCACATGGGACTGGTGAAGGATGATGGGTTTCGGAAGGACGCGTTCGAGGTAATGAAGCAACTGATGCGAACCCCGGCAAGTATCGTCCCTCTGGAAATGAAAAAAGCCATGCCGTCAACTCGGGTTTGAGGACGGCACGGCTGGATAGAGTTTACCGAGTACTACTTAGATGCCTTACGACTCCTAGTAGTCGTACGGCGAGACACGAACTTGACCGAACTCGTGGATTTGAACGGTCGCGGCATGCCCGTCCACGAAGCTCACGTTGATACGCTTATCGTGACGCTTCAGCGGAATACCAGCCGTTAGCCAGCTCGCCTCGTAGATGTTCCGCAGGGTGCCACCGCCCGACCAATGGCTGGAGTAAACCAGCATGGCATTGTCCTCTACATCATAGGACGGAGACGGACTGGTCTGCGGCCAAACGCCGCGGTCGGCAAACAGCATCGTCTCAGACGACTTCTTCACGCGGTGAAGCAGCGTCTGCAGGGGCTGGCCTTGCGTACCGTTATATGACGGCTGGCCCTTATAAGTGCCAAGTGTGTGCGAGAAGCCGACCCGTCCCTCGCCAGACGAGTTGGACACGGCCGCGATGTCGGCATTGATGCCATATGACACCTTGATCCGCTCGTGCGTGATGTTGTTCATCCGGTAGCCGCCATCTTCGATGGCGGGATCGCTGGGGCACCAGAAAATCTTCGCGACATCGTCGGGAGCATCCTGGAAGTTCACGCTCGACTTCTTACCGAGATAGGGGAGCAGTGCGCTCGCCCAGTCTTTGATGTCGCCCGAGTCGCGGTACTGCCACTTTCGGCGCGACGGGTCTTGATCGTTGAATGCGATCGCGTGCTCGGTCGCGGTGGGAATGCGTCCCTTCCACTCATTGGCGTGCATGATGGCCGCCATGGCGATCTGGCGCAGATTCGATGTGCACTGAAGGTTCTGTGCGGCCCGCCGCGCCTTGTTCAGGCTAGGCAGCAGGATGCTGATCAGCAGGGCGATGATGCCGATGACGACCAGCAGTTCAACCAGGGTGAAGGCCGTGGGACGACGCGTGGGAGTAAGGTGGGTCATAGAAGTGCCTTGTGTTCTTATGAATACGGTGAGTTTCCTAATCGGTTTCTAGTGGTTTACCCTTTTTTTGCGACGGCGGAGCAGCAGGCCACTGGCGGTGGCCAGCAGGCCGAGGGACGTCGGCTCGGGGACGGGGACCGCGGCGCTCAGCGAGCGGTAGTAGTCCAGCGTGCCCTGCGACACGAGCGGCGACGAGCCGTTCGGCGCGGTCAGACCCAGGTTGTGCAGCCGCTGCAGCTCGTTACCCAATATGAACCAGTCCGAATTGGTCAGATAACCGTCCGCGTTCAAGTCGGCGGCGGGGTTGAACTGGCGGTTGTTGGTCGACAGGAGCCGCAGCATCTCGTCGAGGTCGTTGCCCTCGATGTAGCCGTCGAACGTCGTATCACCCAGCCCATGGCCGCGTCCGGTGGCGGGGTTGATGCCGGCGAAGCGTTGCACGTTGTAGGTGCCGGTCATCTCGTAGGTGACGATCGTGATCGCGTTGTTGCCGTTGTTGATGTCCGACAGGCCGAACTTGAACAGATCGGTGTCGATCTGCCCGGCCCGGTTGCCACCGTTCACCAGCGACTGCACTTCGGCGTCGGTGAGGGCCGCCCCGAGGTTCATGAACACGTGCATGCTGTCGGCGGTGCCATCGGTCGATTGAACGAGCAGGTCGCGGTCCTCCGGATGGGCCGGGTCCCACGGCTTGAACTCGCTCGTCAACACCTGACTTACCGGCTTCAGCCGGTCGACGTAGATCGTCTCCTTGAAGCTGCTGTAGACCGCCGGTCCACCGTCGCTGCGATGGCGGAAGGCGCGCACCTCGATGAAGTGGTAGCCCTCGCTCAGCTGCGAAGCGTCGACCGATTGGCTGTAGCTGCCGTTGCCGGTCGCGCTGCCGTAGCCGGCGTTGCTTTGCGAGAAACGTTCGAACCCGTAGACGACGCTGTTGGGCGTGACGTGGTCGACGTACCCGTTGCCGTTCACGTCGATGCCGCCGTCGATCTTGAGCACGGCCCCGTCGCCGTCGGCGTCGTAGTCGCGGAAGTAACCGAGCAGGTTGACCGCGTTCGTGTTCAGCGTGATGTCGAAGTTGTCCGACTTCACCACCTGCACGCTGGCGGTGCGGGCCGAGCCGTTGTTCCAGTCGGTCTGCGCATCGGGCCCGATCGTCTGGGCGACGTTGCTGAGCAACAGTTGGCCTTGGGGCGTGGCCAAGCCGTAAATCAGGTAGCCCTTGTCGACGTTATCGTTGTTCAGGAACTTGGCCCGCACGTACGAGGGGCCGTTGAAGTAGTCGTTGGTGACGGTCAGCAGTTCCGGCAGGCCGTTGGCCTTGGCGTTGCCGGTCAGTTCGATCAGTGGCGTGCCCCAGGGCAGGTCCACGTTCATGTTGGTCCAGTCGCTCGAGCCACCGTCGTTGCGGTTGGAGAGCATGACCAACGCCGATCCGCTGCGCTCGAACGCGTGGTAGTCGGTGCTGATCCAGCGCTCGCGATAGTCACCGCGGCCATGCGTGTTGCGGATGTTCACCAGTTCCGTGATCGTGTCACCGTAACGGCCACCGAGCGCGTCGCCGCGACCGTCTTTGGGAAAGTCGCGGCCGTTGCCGTGCTCTTTGGCGTTGAAGTAGACGACGGCGTTGCCCGGCTGCATGAGCACGTAGGCATGGGCGACGTTGTTGAGGTAGGCGCCGTTGCCCTTGTCGTGGCTGCCCACGAACATCACGCCGGCCGAGCCGTTGCGCTTGCCGTCGTCGTAGCTGTCGAGGCCGGCGTTCACGACGTTGTTCCAGTTGTTCTGGAAGCCGTTGCCGGTCAGGTTGTTGTTGAGCGCGTCGACGAGCGCAAAGTCGAGCACGTCACGGTTGCCACCAATTCGGCCGGGATCGTTGGGGTTGATGTCCTTGCGGACAAAGTCATCGTCAACCTGGTTTGCATCGTGCCAGTCGGCCCCGCGCAGCAGGTAGTCGCGGTTGCTATCGAACACCTCGCCGTAGCTGAAGACGTGCGCGGTGGAACCGTCGAGCAGCTTGCGGTCGTTCGACCGGTAGACGGCCCGGTCGTAGTAGTTCAGGCTGAAGCCTTCGACGTGCTTGGCCGCGTCGATGCGGAAGCCATCGGCGCCGATCTCCTGCACCAGCCACTGCGTGTAGCGCATCAGGTAGCCGGTGGCGTTCTCGGGCGTCGCGTCGCCGGCCATCGGGTTCTCTTTGTTGAACGAGTAAACCTTGATGTCGGTTTCGCCGGTGCGCGGGTCAAAGACGCTGATCGACGGGCCTTGCAGGTCGGGGTAAAAGCGCGCGTTGTTCGGGTCGGCCACGTTCGCCAACCGACCCCACTGCGCCGTGGTACCGGCGGGGAGGTTGCGGGAATCGTTCGGATCGACGGGGTTTCGGATGAACTGCCAGTTCTTCCCGTGATCGATGTCGATCAGACCCGAGAGGCGGCCCTGGAGGTCGCCGTAGGAGTACGACGAGTTGAAATCACCGTCGGTGTTGGGAACGCCGTAGGGGTCACTTCCACCGTCGGGGTTCTGCATGACGAATCCGGGATAGCCACCCGCTTCGATGAAACCGGGGGTGCCGGCGTCGCTGAACCCGTTGTGGTTGATGATCAGGTCGAGGTGAAGGTCGACCCCGATCTTGTCGTACGTGCGGGCGACGTTCTTCAGGCCCTTCTCGGTGCCGTAGAGCGTGGGGTTGCCGGCCTTGCCGAGGTCGAACCGGTCGTAGACGTCGTAGCCGACCGATTGATTGCCACTATCCGCCCGGCCCGGTGGCGGCAGCCAGACCGATCCATAGCCCGCCTTGAACACGTCGGCAGCGCGGCGGGCCTGCGACTGGTAGGTGCCGTCGAACCACTGCAAGATCGCCGGTGCCGAGACATCTTCTGCGTGGGCATTGCCCGTGAGCGAAGCGATCACCATCGCGGCGGCAAGGGCAAGGGCGGACTGGCGGGGCGGTGTGTACATCATGGTTGCTTAAACAAATTGAACCGATTAACCGCTATTGAATAAGAAGGGCCGGCACCCGGTAGGATGCCGGCCTTCGGTGCGTTAGTTCGCGTGACGACGACGCAGCAACGCGACGCCACCCAGCGCGAGCAGCCCAAGGCTGGTCGGTTCGGGGACGGGCGTTGCAGTGGTGAAGGTGCCGAAAGTCGAGAATGTCTGCGTGCCGGTGAACCCGGCGTTCGGCGCGTCACCGGCGCTGCCCGGCGTGGTCACGCTCAGGCCGATCGTCTCGTTCGAGCGGTAGCCTGACGTGCTGATCAGCGTGCCGACAAAGTCGAACGAGCCACCGTCGGCCACGCCGAGCGCGGCCTTGCTGTAGCTGAAGGTGAACGGCCCGGTGCCGCTACCGCTCAAACCACCACTGCTGACGAAGCCGAAA
Above is a window of Tepidisphaeraceae bacterium DNA encoding:
- a CDS encoding NAD-dependent epimerase/dehydratase family protein; this encodes MKKKHTSRSRGALAAPARHAGPAIGMLEWFRLGEHDRVDRVLSDLKTLGVSELRIGVSWADWHTPEGEAWYAWLFPQLARQVNVLPCFLYTPPSWGVAPKTSAPPRDTRCYADFIDLMIKRFGRHFEYVELWNEPNNLRAWDVALDPYWLKFSEMVGAAAYWAKQCGKKTVLGGMSPIDAGWLRLMGERNLLRYIDAVGVHAFPGSSEAKWEGWRPVIDPVRTVLDQFQPEAQVWITETGYSTWRHDERRQLTAFVDTIDAPVDRVYWYAAHDLDPMLPTVDGFHADEREYHYGLKRTDGGEKLLYRLWAEGGTDAVRDAYWIGRSAHVMGQDKPVLITGGCGFIGTNVAHRIMSSGQSVLLYDNLSRPGVEKNLRWLRQEHGDLMRIEAADVQDAHALRMAVARASKVFHFAAQVAVTTSLVNAIHDFEVNARGTLNLLEAIRAQDEPPPLVFTSTNKVYGGLPDVRLRLTNNRYEPVDAAVRDYGIGESRPLDFHSPYGCSKGTADQYVVDYARTFGLPAVVFRMSCMYGPHQFGNEDQGWVAHFLIKALKGEPITIYGDGKQVRDILFIDDLVDAFLLAQAHMNDERVRGHAFNIGGTPANTISLFDLLDMIEDVQGTRPDVRFGSWRPGDQRYYVSDARKLTRDTGWRPTVSAAEGVARLNDWLAANVAKPRRRAMSLVKPGQSAWSSIEAKQAADTVAPLTRPAKEDVK
- a CDS encoding zinc-binding dehydrogenase — translated: MTAAAVDLQPSTVPVRRSTMRAAVLVAPEVFEMRNDVTVPTPAAGEVRVRIEGCGVCASNIPPFEGREWFQYPMAPGQLGHEAWGRIDAVGEGVSSLQVGDRVAMLSNNAYAEYDVAPQDKLVRLPASLDGLPFPAEPLGCAMNIFERANVRAGQTIAIIGIGFLGAMLTQLAAQAGARVIAISRRPFSLDVARQAGAHEVIPMDDHWQIINRVAELTAGSGGYEVKGFCDVVIEAVGKQWPLDLAAELCAVRGRLVVAGYHQDGPRQINMQLWNWRGLDVINAHERDTAVYVQGMKAAAAAVAAGRLDPSSLYTHTFPLERLGDALRMTRERPDGFLKALIEM
- a CDS encoding glycosyltransferase family 4 protein codes for the protein MKVLMTTDTVGGVWTYALDLIRALRPHGVEVALATMGAAVSSDQRAQLQRLENATLFESTFALEWMPDPWNDVREAGRWLLELEQTLQPDVIHLNGYAHGALPFEAPIVVVAHSCVLSWWQAVKGEAAPPEWDTYRRAVQEGLRGADAVVAPTAAMLECVHQHYGVLGNEHVIFNGRESAAYAVRTKSSFILSAGRFWDEAKNITALDSVAPHLTWPIYVAGDVGGQHGANGRWTTNVRSLGRLDAGALAKRMSRAAIYAMPARYEPFGLSILEAAMSGCALVIGDIPSLREVWGDAAVYVPPTDTAQLTDAIRELCVNEGRRATFAARATERAQRYTLSQVGDRYKGLYRQLTDSASFKESDSNAPGAQEGIACVS
- a CDS encoding glycosyltransferase produces the protein MRFVMFYHSLLSDWNHGNAHFLRGVVSELLLRGHRVDVYEPGDAWSLQNLTAEHGQEPIAAFRSAYPGLTSLPYDASTLDLNAVLDGADVVLVHEWSDHDLVRRVGQHRAQGGSYQLLFHDTHHRAITEEASMSRYDLTHFDGVLAFGNVLRDLYLNRGWTRRAWTWHEAADTRLFRPIADRPCDGDLVWVGNWGDDERTAELQEFLLDPVKQLKLKARIHGVRYPDHAKSALADAGVEYAGWLANFRAPDVFARFRVTVHVMRRPYTLALPGIPTIRVFEALACGIPLVCSPWNDAENLFTAGQDYLVARNGEEMRRHLRTLISDRDYARQLAAHGHRTVLSRHTCAHRVDELLNIVAELRVERRPAGGHLSTSAPANKSAALEHAQ